DNA from Verrucomicrobiota bacterium:
AGCAATTCTCATTAGCTAACTTTGTATTTTAAACAAATTTACTACCCTAACTAAACCTTGGTGCGACTATGACAAAAAGGTCTTTCGGGTTATCAAGTTATCTTGCAAGAGTTAGCTATCTCTAAACCCAACCTGGGTCCCACGAGTTGATCGTGGGACCCAGGTTGGGTTAATGCATTTCAATCCTTATTTGGCCCATAGGCCTAGGTTATCCAGGAAGAGATCATCTTGATCATTGCTGGCATCACAGAGAAAACGAACTCGCGTTTTCTTGGTTAACTCACACCCTTTGATCACTAGGGATTCGAGGTAGAGAGTTGCAGCCAAAAGTCTGTATCTCCTACACAAGCCCCTGATCTATACTAAGACTTAATCAAACTCCACGGTGAGTTCCTTCATAAGCCACCGACTTATGGATGCTCCGATTGAACCCGAGCATCAGGAGAAGGAGTAGTCGAAAGATGGCGGTCGTCCTTCTCTGATCTTACAACACTCTTTCTCTCATTCTCTGGCTCTTTTGTCTCATTCCGTGAGTTCTTCCTCTACCACGCTAAAGTTCCTCTCTGCGTCATCCCACGGCTTGACCATGAAAGCGAAAAACGATTTGTGCGGAACACCATACCGCTTAGATCAGGGCCAGTGTATGGGAATCAAAGCCAGGAAATTTTGTGCAAAGGACCCTGCCCTTGGACCAGAAGATGCATAGTGCCGGTGTTGATTCTTACCCCTGGACCCTCCGATCTAGTCGGAGGATCAACAAAGCCATCTTCTCAAGCTGATGAATGAGTAAGCCTGAAAGTCACAAAGTAGGTTACGGGCGGGAGGAGGCAAAGGGGGAAATCTAAGACTAGCAAAACCCGAATGATCCACTAGATACAGAAAGATCTGTGCAAGGTTTTGGTCTCAAGAAAGATAGAATTTTCTAGAGGTATCATCCATTTGAGACCCATTTCTCTAATCTATCCGGATTTAAAAACCTCCCGCCACCAGGCGGGAGGTTGATCAACGAGAGAAGAGATGGAACTACCCATCAATTTGGAGAAAAAAGATCTTATTCAATCTCAGGCTGCTCTGTTCCTGCGACTATCGGTAAAAGCTTATCAGCCAAGCGATTGAGCTTATCCATACTAAATGGCTTCGCCATGTATGCCTCACCTTGTAAATCTTGCTCATTGAGGACTACTTCTTCTTCATCTGAGATTGTTCCAGACATGAAGACGACGGGGACGTGAGCGGTTGATTCCTGTTCTCGAATAAACTTAAAAACTTGGTCGCCGTTAATATCTGGCAACATGAGATCTAAGACGATGAGCTTAGGCACAACACTCTTTAGCAAATTGATGCCCTGCTGCCCGGTGGCGGCTGTCAAAACAGCATAGCCATGATCTTCGAGCAACTTTCTAACGGTTCTAAGAACCAACTTATCATCATCAACTACAAGCGATAATTTGGGACGATCATCCGTTGCCAATTCTTGTAGTGTGTTTTCAAGGCTATTCTTCCAACTATCGGAAGCACCTTTTTGTACTTGTTGTATGTTACTTAAAATATCCCTATTCATAATAAATATATACCCCTTCCTATAAGGGAGTCGGCACGTCCCGTTATAACTTTAATAAAAAGACGCTTCTCACCTTAAATACAAAGATAATCCCGACCATCAATACCATATTCTATATTAATTAGGACTTTTTTATAATATTAAAAACCAAATACCCGGTGCTTATACGGAAATAGACCCTACTTTGCACCGGATGACCTATGCGAACCACACTAGTTGGCAACACCCACTTTGGGTGCACGCACTTCCATGACGGCACGCTGAGATTCTAGGCGCCCTAGAAGTTCTTCAGACTTTGCGGAAATGTCTTCTAGCTGGAGTAAGAAGGCCCGAGTGGACTGATCATTTTTGAGACCTTCATGCGCCAATAGAGCCTTAAGTGAATCACGGCGTAGCTTCATCAACGAACGCAAAGAACCGATCTGCATTCGGACTCTTTCCATATTCATGACTGTACCAGAAGCAACTTTCTGCATATTGTCAGCCCTTTTTTGGGCTTGCTGATAAGCTCCCGCAACCATCTTGTTCTCATTCTTAAAGACTTCAATTTGTTCCGCCAAACGTTTGGCTTCATCTTGCATGCGTCGATTTTCATCAGCTAGCATACGGTTTTCGGAGGCAAAGACTTGGGTTTTTTCTTGGAGCCGACTCTTGATTGCTTCGCTTTCTTTGCGATATCGAGTGAATTCATTAGCTAACATTTCATTCTCACGCTTGAAGACATCTAGCATACCTTTTAGGTCTGCTTCTTTGCTCTTACTTTCAGCCAGCTGGGTAAGTGCATCGTGAAATTGGCTGCGCAATGATTCAATTGTCTCATCAAAGGCTACTTCCTTGAGGCTTTTGCGTGGCATACCGGCAAAGGGGTCCGGATTGTCAATTTTTTCAGCCTTTCTTATTTCCATATTGTGGTCGGATTCTGGTTTTGAATTATCCGTGATAAGCATCGGCTGACTTACCCCCGCTTTAAGCGTGCCATCTGTAACCACTTCAGGTTCCGCTGCTTCTTGTTGCCTGTCTGCTTCCGTCGGTTGCCCCTTGGGATGTTGCGCTTGAGCACCTGATTCTGGACCCACTCGAAACTCCAATTCGGTGATAATCTCCTTAACGTTATTGAGGCGATACCTGACCACACTGGATTCCCATTGAGGGTAATTTTCTTGGAGGTTTTTTAGATTAAGCTCAACTTGATAATAAAGATCTAAAGCCCCTTTCATCTCACCGCGCTGTTCCAATGATTCAGCCTCCTGGGTCATGAGATAAACTTTGAAGAAAGTCGTTTGCGCAACCTCCGCGGCTTGCAATGCACTGACCGAAATAAGCATGAAACTAGCAGCTAACCCCCATCGTATTTTTAAATTTTTCATAGATAACCTCATTTCCTGTGGAAGGCCTGCTTGCTAGAAGAATCTCAATCACTTCATACCCCTATCATTGGGCATAACTTCTCCGAATATCAGGCACTAACACTTCATTTAATTTATATTAGAGCTATCGGTTTAATATTTTTAAATATTAGAGTCTATGAATGCCCTTGACACTTTATGTCCTATCATTGTCAACCACGAGACACGTATTTACCTCAAAGCGGCACCATACTATTGAGTGAGTGGTTGAGGAATGTTAGCAAATAATAATTAATTAGCGGCGACGTGTTGGATCTTTATAGAGACCAATCTCTTCATCGCTCAATCGATCATTTACTTCTCTTCGTTGATCCAACTGATTCTGCCTAGCAAGTGCTCCTTCGAGTTCCACTTCCCGCTCTGGTTGCGTTGCGGGTCTTTCTTGCAAGCGACTAGGTGTCACATCGGCTTGACGCCTTACTACTTCCCTATCTACTAACTGATTAGAATCTGGCCTAGGCCGTTTTTCTAGAATGGCTCTTTCATTTGATTGAGCGAAAGCAGACTGAGGATCATTAAAACCAACTTGTGCTATAGGTGCCATAATACAAAGTATATCGACTTTTTAGCATGGCGCATTCTAGGAACCGCTCTTTTTTGCATTTAGAAAAATACAGCGGCACAATTTTCCGAAAGGCCGTATATGACTCCAAGCTGCAGCTTGCCAAAAAAGGAAAATTCTACTTTTTTACCTTCTTACCAGCCCAGCTATAGAAGATTCCTGCGGCAACTAAGAGCAGAGGGAGAAACCCATACAAACTGGCCGCAAACACTTGGTCCTCTTCAGCAGTCATATCTTGTCGCTTGAGAACCTCCAGCAAGATCATGTATACAAGGCTAAGCACTCCAAAACCCAAATTTAAAGCGAGTCCCTTAAAACTCAAAACTGTTGCACGATGTTTTGAGTCCACCTCTTTGTTCAGGTAATGAGACACAAAAAAACTGACCAGAGAAAAACCAATGGCCAAGGGAATCATAAAGAGAATACCCCAGTAAGGAATGGCGAAACTCAAACCCAGAAAGCCAAAGAGCATAGCAAGGGTTACCACCAGCATATTCCACTTGAGGCTAAAACGCCCAATAAGCCATTTCCCCAGGGATGCGGTGATAATCCCTAAAACGGCTATACAAGATCCTATGACTCCGAATACCGCTTCCGGGTATTCAATGAGCCGGTAATACTGGCTACCCAATGTATAAAACAAGCGTGCTATACTATCGTGCAAAAGAGCAAAGAGAATAATCACCACGACTATTGGCATCTTGAAAGCCCAGCCTGCCGCATTCCAAATTTGCTGGTATGCTTCTCTGACCGATGCTCTTTGACTCGGGCATAAGCTGGAAAGCTCCTTCATGGAGATAGTAGAAATGAATGCTAATATTGCCGTCACAAGAGTCGCGTAAATAGGGAATCGCAGTGCATCCTCAGATGTGCAAGAAAATCCCGACCACGACAACAACTTATTCATCCACCCAGCATCATATAGAAGCGCTCCAAACATCATGGCAAAGAAAAAGCCTATCGATTGCCACCGTGTTAATTTGGCTAAAACTTCTGGCCACCTCTTTTCTCGTTCAGCCTCAGTAAATGAGTCATAAGCTAGTGCTTCATCAGCACCACTAGCCAAAGCTTCCGCAATACCACTTAGCACGCGATTAAGAAGAATAACGGCAAAAACCAGTGTGTTGTTGCCCAATGGCAAAACAATCAATAACACCATCTCGACAACCATCAACATGGAGGCCATAACTAAAAGTCTTTTACGTCCTATTAAGTCTGCCAAAGCGCCGGAAGGAACCTCACAAGCAACAATGGCTATCGCCCACACAACATTTGTAATGGCAAACTGTTCAATAGTTAGCCCGTAGTCTAAAAATAAAATGGCGAAAACGGGATAGTAGAAGCGAACATTGAAACAGATTCGAAAGGCAATAAATAACCAAACATTGCGTGGGAGGTTAGATAAAGTTGCCATAGAGTCGGGCCATCCCAGCATCCCAACTCACACCCGTCAATCTTTTCAGTTATGACCGGAGCTTAGCCACTCTCTCACTAACGTCTCCAATATATCTAAAGGTAGAGCTCCGTTACTTAGCACAAGATCGTGAAACGCTTTTAGGTCGAAATGATCTCCTAGAGATTCTTCTGCTAAATGGCGCAGTTCCCACATTTTTAATTCCCCAATTTTGTAAGACAGCGCTTGACCAGGCCAGACGAGATAGCGGTCCACCTCTACCTCAATTTCCTGCAAAGACTTTGGCGTGTATTTAAGAAAGTAATCAATGGCCTGCTGTCGCTCCCAACTCATTTCGTGCATACCGGTATCGACCACCAAACGCACTGCTCGCCATATTTCATAGCCTAGCCTTCCAAACTCTGATGCATCTGTTTCATAAAAACCCATTTCCTTACCCAATTTTTCACAATACAATGCCCATCCTTCACCATAAGCTGTGAACCAAGTATTTTTTAATAGGTCATGTTTGTGTTCCAATTCTTCAGCCAAGGCTAACTGAAAGTGATGCCCTGGCACCGCCTCATGAATGGCTAACGCTTCCATTCCCCATCTTGGATGGTTACGGAGGTTATGACCATTTACATAAAACACTCCTGCCCTAGCTGCTTTTAGTGAACCAGAGCTAAAATATGCTAGAGGAGCAGATTTCTCAGCATGTTCTGGAATCAACTCGATTCCATAGGGGAGTCTCGGCATCACACCAAAAAAACCCACCACCTTCGCATCAATCTTCTTACATAGTGCTCTATACTCTTTTAATAACTCTTCCTTAGAGTTACAGAAATACCGCTCCTCCTTGTACAGACTTTCCGCATAAGCCTGGACTTTATCATGCCCATTGCGTTTCGCTAAAGTTTTCATTTCCTGGTAAATCCGATCTACTTCTTGAATCCCAATCTGATGAATTTGATCAGGCGTTAAGTCTGTGGTGGTCATAGATTTCACTAAGTGGGCATACCAGTCCCTACCATTAGGCAAATGCAAGATACCTACATCAGTCCTACATTTTGGTATATATTCATTCGTGAGATAAGTATACAAGTCTGAGTAGGCTTCTTTTACCGGCCCCAAGAGTAATGACTTCGCTTTGCTTAGGACCTGTTCACTCTCTTGTTGTGAAAGCGCCTCATCCACTCTGCGAAAAGGCACCCAGAGCGGATTCAACGCCCACTCCTCCGTCAGATAAATCGCTACCTGTTCAGGGACCGACTGCATCACCACTTGGGGTGGAGTGAACCCTTGCATCAGCCCTTCTTTCATGAGCTCGATGTACTGCCGAATCAGAGCTGGAAGTTTCTCTAGTCGTGAGAGAATACGCTGATAATCTTGCAGATTATTCTTTGGCATGATCTTTAGCACTCGAGCTGGACTGTGTTGCACACCAGTCAATTGGCTGATGGGCATCAATTCCCAGGGAAATGCTTGCCCGGCAATCCTCTTTTCATACTGAGCTCTGAGTATCGCAAATTCTAGACGCTCCGAATTGCTGAGCGGCAGATGGTCAAAACTTTCAATTTTATCATTCCAAGCCTTATTCTTTTTTTGGCGTGCTCGTATTGCTTCTAATGATTGGTCCGTCCAACGATCATTTCCTTCTGAAAAACCATGATACGTCCCTGATTCAGGATAGACATCCAATTGCCATGCCCAAATGCGATCCATTAATTCTCGCAATAATAAATCATCCTTTTGGGTTGTGGCGTCACAAGCTATAAAAAACAAAAAAACAGCTAAACCAAACCTTTGAACCAACTGACTCACTCTGCCCCTGCTTTTTAGATGCCTTGCTCTGTCTCTCATGACAATAGAGTATTATCTTTCTTTCTAAGCACAACAAGTCATACCTAGGATATATGTCAGCATACGATACAGCCATCATCGGCGCAGGACATAACGGTCTTATCTGCGCTTGTTACCTAGCTAAAGCAGGTCACCGCGTCGCTATAGTCGAGCGCAGACCTGAAGTTGGCGGAGCTGTATGCACCAAGGATGATCTCATCCCGGGTTACAAAATCGATGTAGGATCATCAGTGCATATCATGATTCACTTAACACCTATTCTTAAAGATCTGGAGCTAGAAAGTCGTTTCGGACTGGAGTATATCGAAATGGACCCATGGGCCTACTATCCTATCCTTGGCACGAAAAAGGGCATCCATTTTTATAAGGACATCGACCAAACCTGTGAAAGTATTGCTACCCTTTCCAAAGAGGATGCCCAAACATATAAACAATTTGTAAAACGCTGGACTGAATTAAATGAAGGTGTCTTTGAAACTTTTTTAAAACCGCCTACACCGGGAAAAATTTTTGGCACCATGCTCAAGCGTAATATTTTGCGCCCCCATTCACGCCGGCTCTGGAGCAGCTTGGACACTGCCCGACAACTCATGGCCCCTTATGGACAGGTCATTAAAGAAACTTTTAAAAATGACCACCTCAGGGCAGCCCTGCTATGGCTTTCCGCTCAATCTGGACCTACACCTGATGAAGTCGCATCAGGAGATATGCTAGGCTGGAATGCCATGATCCATCGCTCAGGAGCAAAACGAGCAAAAGGCGGCTCTGGCATGCTCTCAGTGGCGCTCGAACAATGCCTGAAACAC
Protein-coding regions in this window:
- a CDS encoding response regulator encodes the protein MNRDILSNIQQVQKGASDSWKNSLENTLQELATDDRPKLSLVVDDDKLVLRTVRKLLEDHGYAVLTAATGQQGINLLKSVVPKLIVLDLMLPDINGDQVFKFIREQESTAHVPVVFMSGTISDEEEVVLNEQDLQGEAYMAKPFSMDKLNRLADKLLPIVAGTEQPEIE
- a CDS encoding MFS transporter, encoding MATLSNLPRNVWLFIAFRICFNVRFYYPVFAILFLDYGLTIEQFAITNVVWAIAIVACEVPSGALADLIGRKRLLVMASMLMVVEMVLLIVLPLGNNTLVFAVILLNRVLSGIAEALASGADEALAYDSFTEAEREKRWPEVLAKLTRWQSIGFFFAMMFGALLYDAGWMNKLLSWSGFSCTSEDALRFPIYATLVTAILAFISTISMKELSSLCPSQRASVREAYQQIWNAAGWAFKMPIVVVIILFALLHDSIARLFYTLGSQYYRLIEYPEAVFGVIGSCIAVLGIITASLGKWLIGRFSLKWNMLVVTLAMLFGFLGLSFAIPYWGILFMIPLAIGFSLVSFFVSHYLNKEVDSKHRATVLSFKGLALNLGFGVLSLVYMILLEVLKRQDMTAEEDQVFAASLYGFLPLLLVAAGIFYSWAGKKVKK
- a CDS encoding DUF885 domain-containing protein; the protein is MRDRARHLKSRGRVSQLVQRFGLAVFLFFIACDATTQKDDLLLRELMDRIWAWQLDVYPESGTYHGFSEGNDRWTDQSLEAIRARQKKNKAWNDKIESFDHLPLSNSERLEFAILRAQYEKRIAGQAFPWELMPISQLTGVQHSPARVLKIMPKNNLQDYQRILSRLEKLPALIRQYIELMKEGLMQGFTPPQVVMQSVPEQVAIYLTEEWALNPLWVPFRRVDEALSQQESEQVLSKAKSLLLGPVKEAYSDLYTYLTNEYIPKCRTDVGILHLPNGRDWYAHLVKSMTTTDLTPDQIHQIGIQEVDRIYQEMKTLAKRNGHDKVQAYAESLYKEERYFCNSKEELLKEYRALCKKIDAKVVGFFGVMPRLPYGIELIPEHAEKSAPLAYFSSGSLKAARAGVFYVNGHNLRNHPRWGMEALAIHEAVPGHHFQLALAEELEHKHDLLKNTWFTAYGEGWALYCEKLGKEMGFYETDASEFGRLGYEIWRAVRLVVDTGMHEMSWERQQAIDYFLKYTPKSLQEIEVEVDRYLVWPGQALSYKIGELKMWELRHLAEESLGDHFDLKAFHDLVLSNGALPLDILETLVREWLSSGHN